In Rhodamnia argentea isolate NSW1041297 chromosome 5, ASM2092103v1, whole genome shotgun sequence, the DNA window TCAGGGGAAGCAGAACAGATCCAACGGGAGGATCTTTTTTCGTAGGGCTGAGCTGCAACAGGTCTTGTTCAGATAGGAAGTCCATAGACGTTAGCAAAAACATTTAGGGCAGACATCACCGTCCTACATAGGAGGCTATTGGCGTGCTGGATAGCACATCTCGTACCCATATTATATCCCCGAAGGATAATTAGGAGGATTTCTAATCCCACATTATCCTACCGTATCCAATCAAATGCGTTTGTAATATATACATTTTCAATAAAACACAATGGACTTAGGAATTTGTTCTGATTTACAATAGCTAGAACTGTTGGTATCGTTAAGGAGAACTAGACCTATTAACTTGGTGGGTTGGATCGGGGTTAAGATCGGATAGAAAATGATCCGATCCATATTAattcatttaacccgttttgatatATTtgcatgcaatacaaatctagtgacctATATCCAACCCGATCAATATTGTTAagacacttttatatttaattcaatctaaataaatttctattttttttaattcttaatgTTATGTatatacaagtttttttttttataaattgctggatttcctttttcctccgcCAGCAACAACAGGTGACTAGCCAACCATCGGCGAAGTCCGTTGATCTGTGTCGGTGGCATCCAGCGACCAAGGATGGACGACCGGCCGGATTttgtagaagaaaaagaaaaagaaaaaaataaaaataaataattataaaacatcataaaattaaaaatcataaaatttatttatgactcacttaacaAAATTAGgtaacccatttataacccatttaaaatCTATTGAATTGTTAAGTAACCCATCTATGACTCACTCAAACTTATTATTGAAAACTAAGTGTAACTTATTTGCTAcctatattattaaaatttgagttaaaatatgggtcttggaatcattttgccacctctaaggAGAACTATCAAATAATCACCATCACGTCTCATCACCAATTGCCTTATAAAGATTtggttttctggtttttttcatatgaaagaTGCAATCGTTAAAGCTAGACTAAAGTTCCCACATAATAATACTCTTGATTcgaatctcaagtccattaattttatatttaatctttttgaaaggaaaatcaagGTTATCCAAAGTTCAACCAAACACATCCTTAGTtgcttttgtttctattttcttaattttactgAGCGTTTGGAATGATTGTAATCTTGTTTTAGGCCAAGATTGTCATATGATAAATCCTTAACAAGATGCCCGACATTCAATTGTACTTAACGCCAAAATATTTGTAACTTATATATCTTGATTTTATACGACGTCTTGCCAAAATGTATGACGCCCTATCGTACTTGAGGCCGACTATCGAATGTCTCTTTCAATATCATTTGATGTTTTACCAAGCCATATACGATTTAGACATCCTTAAAGCCAAAACCATTGTAATTTAATTTATAATACAATACAATGTTGTGTTAATTGCATACCACTTTATATTATTCCATTGTAAAGTACGAATTTTCTTatgtacacacacacatatatatatatgacacacatatatatatatatatatatgacaattTATCATATTCCAGGTGAAAATGCAGTATGTGATTTTCCAATATAGTTCCACCTTTTTTAAACATGTATACTTTCATATAGTATGTACACCGTCTTGTTGCACCGTCCTAAATTGATGTTGaaaaaacattgaaaaggaaaactctGGCTTTTTTGGGCGGGAaacccttcatttttttctctctcacgGCCCATCATCCTTCGTCTTCGCTTCGCTTTGCTATTCACAGTGTTCGCTCGGAGTTGCTTCCATGCCGAGATTCGAGTACCCAACTCACCCGATCGGAGATACTGTGTTCCTCGTCGATTCCCAGATCTTCAGCAGCATGTTGGTGCATCACCTCGCCGATCCCACCCCTGATTTTGTTTCCGATCTCTACACCCAGCTCCCAGCCCTTGATCTACCTTCACTCTTTCCAGGAGTAAGTTACTCATCTTCAGTCCCTCTTTTCATGGAACCCCAGGTTTCTCAAGGTTCGAAATCTGCGGGTTGGATTCTTATAGCCTCGATCCCGTCCGTTAAAGTTGCAACCTTTGTGCGTTTGTTGTGTGTATTCAAGTGATTGAGcaactttcccttttttttttttttttttgcaagtcaGAGCATAGATATTGATCATGGCCAAGCAAGCTATTACAAATATTATTAAGATGTCATCCGCCTAATGCATTTAGAACAACACCTTGTACTTCTTTCTAGGGAAAAGTCATCACTATCAGCTTTAGTCTCACCAAGTGTCTAATGAAGAGTGACAATCTAACTTTGTGAATTTGGGAATCTATTGAAAACTCGGGTCGAACGAATTGAAAGTCCGAGGAACTAGACTGAACATCGAGGGACAGTAAACGAATCGTGTTGAACAAATTAAGAATCCAGTGATGATATTGTACACGGagccaaagtttatggatcaaTATCTCATTTTCCGATAGTAataacgatttttttttttctgaggaaACACTTGAAGAGTGCCACAAATACAACTGATGATGGATCAGATCACGCTTCAAATGAGGCGAACAGACAAAACCCAACATAAGCTCAAAAGGTTGGAAAAGCCAGAGTGGCAATGGTTGCTCTGTCCtaacattttaattttccttGGAAATAACTAGGAATCTGGTAATTTGTCACGGTGTAATTTCCCTGGTAATCCTCTGGGCTCTCTCGCTTTGTCCCTTTCTTTCGCTCCGTACAGGTTGAACCCCACTTATGTGGTGGGACCCCCactgtaattaaaaaataataatttttattattttttatttctttgtgtcgaaataaataaaaataattagaccttttggaatttttatttatttatttggagaAAGATCTTTTGGAATTCGAGCATCTacaatttctctctccttctccttcctccttccttcataTCGTCTTCTTTCTGCAGTCGTAAGATATTCAGACCAACCACCATCTTCATCGTCACCAACCCAGAAACTGAAGACCGGAAGACGATTTGAAGCCATCATCACTCGCCGTCTCTCGTactcgcttctctctctctctctctctcccgagtCCCCTTCATCATCTCCTTGCAAGAACTTCGAATCGCTTTGATAGGTAAAAGCACACCGATCGTTGCGCGAAATCGAAAAATTTGGCGTCTTTCTTCGGGGGGGAATTCATACGGCCACGACCCACTTTCGGATTCTCCCGAGATCGGATCAATCTCAGCTCGAATTCGGACATGGGGTTCGACAAAGAAGCGAGCTCGTCGTCGCAGGCCCTGAGGCTGCCCCTCCCTCGCGAGGACACGCCTCTTCTCGGTAAGCCGCGCCCTCTCTCCTCGCAGCCCAAGACCTTCGCGAACGTGTTCATCGCGATCGTCGGGGCGGGGGTCCTCGGCCTGCCGTACGCGTTCAAGCGCACCGGTTGGCTCATGAGCCTACTCATGCTCTTCTCCGTCGCCGCCCTGACCTACCACTGCATGATGCTCCTGGTCATCACCCGCCGCAAACTCGAATCCGCCCACGGGTTCTCGAAAATCGCGTCCTTCGGGGATCTGGGGTTCACGGTATGCGGTTCGATCGGTCGGATCGTTGTCGACATCATGATGGTGCTGTCGCAGGCTGGGTTTTGCGTCAGTTACTTGATTTTCATTGGTAACACGGTGGCTAATCTGTTCAATTCGGGTTCGGATAGGACTGTGGGTGCGTATTTGAGTTCAAAGATATGGGGTATATCCGCAAAGAGTTTCTGTATATGGGGGTCTTTGCCTTTCCAGTTGGGCTTAAATTCGATTAAAACATTGACGCACTTGGCACCTTTGAGCATTTTTGCGGATGTAGTCGATCTCGGAGCTATGGGCGTGGTGATGATTGATGATGTGAGTATTATTTGGAAGAATGGGGTAGAGGTTCAGGCCTTTGGGGGTCTGTCTGTGTTCTTTTATGGACTGGGTGTGGCTGTCTATGCTTTTGAAGGGGTCGGCATGGTGTTGCATTTGGAGTCTGAGACGAAAGATAAGAGTAAGTTTGGGAAGATCTTGGCCATCGCGATGGCTTTCATTGCGTTGATGTACGGAGGATTTGGGTTGCTGGGTTACTTGGCGTTTGGCGGAAACACCAGAGATATAATTACGGCTAACATGGGGAAGGGCTTGATTAGTACTCTGGTGCAACTGGGTCTCTGTATCAATTTGTTTTTCACCTTCCCTTTGATGATGCACCCGGTTTATGAAATTGTGGAGCGGCGCTTATCGGGCGGAAGATATTGCATTTGGCTGAGATGGCTACTGGTGTTATTAGTGAGTTTGATTGCCCTGCTGGTGCCTAACTTTGGGGATTTCTTGTCGTTGGTTGGAAGCAGTGTATGCTGTGGACTGGGATTCGTGTTGCCTGCTCTGTTTCACTTGCTGGTGTGCAAGGAAGAGATGAGTTGGAAAGGCTGGAGTGTGGACATGGGGATTATTGTGCTGGGACTCGTGCTAGGTGTTTCAGGGACTTGGTATGCGCTCGTGGAAATTTTCTCCACAAAGGTATGATTTTGAGCTTCGTTTTCAAGTTTCATGACAGGGTAGCGGCATGATACACATTTTGTATCACTCTGTCGCATGAATGGCCTCTTTCCCTGCACAATAAAAATCAATGAGCACGTAGTATTTGCTTATCCTTTGGCAAAATCCCAATAAGCAGTACATATATCAGTGTGCTAAGTGAGAATCATCTGAAATGTAAATAGGATTTCCATGTTCTCAACTCTCATCTTCTACTGATTTCCAGATCATGGAGCTCCTATATTTTATCAACTTTCAGAAGCATTTTACATTATATGTTGCTTTGTCTGATCAATCAGTTTGTTGGGCACGCTATTTTCGCGTTGACATTCTTTTACACACACCCGCAGCGTTTATTTTTCCAGTAGAGCAATGGTTGAGCGAATTAATTGCACAGAGAGTAGTTAATAAAGATAGAGCCCACAGTGGTATGCCTGTGAACTACATCTATTCACTGGAAGCAAGTTTTGGGAGAAAGTTGGGCACCCCTTCAAGAGTTTATGATAAAGTTCTTTTCATTACTTTCTTGGAGGAACTTGACAGTTTCCACTACCAGATTCCCTGATGAGTTGAAGACCCTGCTCGGTTTTGAATCCCTGCGAAGAACTCAATCTCATCATCTATGCAAAGCATGGTTGATAAACTTAAAGAAAGTAATGAAAAGAACTTAGTCATGGTTGATGACTAAGTTCTTTTCATTACTTTCTTGGAGGAACTTGAGAGTTTCCACTACCAGATTCCCTGATGAGTGGGGAGAACTCAATCTCATCATCTTTGCAAAGCATGGTGGTGAAACGGTGGGAGTGGTAGAAAGGGTATGCTCCAGTTCGGGAGATAAAATTAGATTCTTTACCAGTGCAATTACTATACTGTTAGGGGAAATAGATGTTGCTTATTTTGCCTTATCTCTTAGCATGGATTATGTCGAAAATGTTGGATACACTTACCTGAGGCGAGCTTTTCTcgatacaaaaacaaaaaacaggaaaagaaaTGGGACCAAAGTAACACGCAGCGGACAAGTAGTCGAAAGGGCTTAACTTTCTTAACGTATAAGGACCCTGTTCTTTCGCTTTCATCTGGAAACTAAAGGTTCTCTTGTTAACAAATAAGTACCAAGGCCTTGATCTCCTTTTCCTCCCATCCAAACCATTTTTCTCGTGCCAGAAGAGCTAATGATCGATCAATGAGAAGAGCAGTCCTTTGGAGACGACAAAACATGTGTTTTATAGTAGCCAATAAGCGAAGAGGATACTAAAAACAGCAGCAAAGGTTGTCCAAACTTAATGTTTTTCGGTCGTGCCCCCCTCACATCGAAAAGGTTTTCGACGAACGGTCGAGATTTGTTAATTTGGGATGCAACGGTCGTCGATTTCCAAGAATCTGATCCTTTGAGAGGCGGCTCTCTTTTGAGAAGGACATGGATTTGGAATGATGCGAATTAATTACGTTTCAAACTTGAACGGCGGCTTTCTTTTGTTTATACCACCAGTACAAGAAACTTGTGGAGGGGACCATCTGCGTTTCCGTCCGCATCGGATAAAACTCAGCGGACTTGAAAATATGACTGAAAAGGATGGGAGCTGTCCTTATCGCAGCCGCTCATGGAAAAAAGCTAAAGCTTAAATTGAGTTTGACATCTCAAAGGGAGGTCGAATCCTCAAAGAACTGGAACGgtcgcaaatttttttcttttctttaatatcTGATCTTTCCTTTATCAAGTGCCGAGGAACGCTCTCCGACCAGCACTGCTTAATATCATTGACCACTAATTCAGGATTGCAGAAATTGCGATATCAATTAGTGTCTGTCGTACTAGGGGATGCCCACTGAGGCATACGGGAAGAACTTGACATGTCCAGTTCTGACAAGGTTCTTTGCTTTATAGTTATCGCAAATTCAAGTTAATTATGTTTTGCCTCTTGCTCGGACAAAGACggtgcaaaaattcccaatcatgGACCTTGTAGATTGTGTCatccaagaaaaaagagaacaatCCAAAAGGAGAACTTCGGATACATTCTTTAAGGGTTTTGCCCGTTCTTTGCACATGAACTCTTCACGCCAGGAAATTAAAAACATGAATTCAGTAACCCAAACAAGATGTCCAAATAAGAACATCCACGCCCAAACTGATAAACTAGCAATCCTTCATCGGGAGAAAGTAGTGCACAACCCAATAGAGTTCGAAGGAAACTAGGGCGAAAGCTATTTTATTTATCCAACAACACGAACAGAATCAAATCATCGTTTCCGTAGCTGTTGTATGACATAAAGAATTTAAGATCCTCACCCAGAAGAACAAGGAAAATTACGAATTCGAGAACTTTTGAACAACAGGAACAAAGAGACGGTATCGTCCATCATTGAAACTGCCAAAAATAAGCATAGATCACTGAAAAGCTATTAATACACACAAAAATAGTACAAAAGAGCATACTCTATGATCCTCCAATCGGTTGCAAAACAGAATGCAACACAAACAAACCATTTGATGAACTCGATGGCTCGGTCCAGGAAGTGACGAGGCACAACTCTTTTACCAGCTAGAAGGCACTCCAGTTATCTGAACTCTTTGGAGTATGACCCCAATTATCTGTACTTCTCGGAGTTTGACCCTCCTTGGAAGTCCTAAACGGGCCAGTCCCAAAAGGATCTGAATCATCAAATGATGGAAAACCATGACCCTGATCAAAGTCGACACTGCTGCGCATTGAATCAAATCGAGTTAATGTTTCGCGCTGGGGAAAGCTTTCACTGTCGTGCGTGTTGAAAGAATCAAATCTCGAAAACATATCGCGTTGGGGGAAGGTTCCGCTGTCTTGCGTGTTGAAAGAATCAAACCGCGAGAATGGGTCGCGCTGGGAAAATACTCCGCTGTCGTGCATGTTAAAAGAATCAAATCTTGAGGAGCTGTCGAACGACGGTCCTGATGGCTCACTGTATTTTGGAGAAAAGCCTGAAGTATAGAGTGGCGTGCTGGGAACAGATTCATCAAAAAATATGCTCTTCTTCTGTCTTGAGGAGCTGTCGAATGATGGTCGTGATGGCTCACTGTATTTTGGAGAAAAGCCTGAAGCATAGAGTGGTGTGCTGGGAACAGATTCATCAAAAAACACACTCTTCTGAAATCCAGCCTGTGGCATCCCAGTCCGGATAGGATTAAGGCCAAATTCCATTGATCCAAATAAGTAATCATCTTTGAATCCTTCATGATCCGTATCCTACATCACATACAAAAATTGAGAACGCGATGAAATTTTTATTGAGCAGAGAGAATTTGACCACTCAGCTATAGCTATACGGAAGTGCAATAGACAGAAAGTAATTGAGTGTTAGCACTAAGGCTGTCAGAATTACTCATATACTAGGGTTCTGAAAGTTATGCATTAATTGAATCATAAGATCAAATAATAGAAACATAGGATCTCATAACTAGCTCCAACAATACCAAGCATGAGAAATAGAAGAACTATAGATTACCTGGTTAAGCAACAACGTAATGTTAAGCATGACAATGATGACACACAACACATATGTAATCACATTAAAAGATAATACAAAGCCTACTTCCTTTAACATATCTTTTTATCAAGTGTCGGCCAAATGTCTAGAGACTTTTGCTTTTTCCAGAGACAAATCAAATCTACCTCAAATACCCGGAATTAAATAGAGGTTACTGTGCTGTGTTCTGAAGCTCAAATTGATCATAATCTCAAtcacagaaaaataatttcgggACCTTATCAACCAGTGTTCAGTAAATCTTGAGATGAATAAGAATCACAAGAGACGCTAAAAGTGCCTTAAAAAATTACAAGGGTGTTAAAAGAAGCAACTCTATGCATATCTCAGTAAAGCCACTCCTCTGTTGCTTGCTGATCTGCAGACTGCAGTAGCAAGGGCAAAGCAGTAGCTTCAATGTTTTCACATAATACGGCACGTCATGGTAAGGCTTATTCTAATGGTTTTACATAACACAATTTACAAGTCCAATGAAACATAGGGACATGATTGAGCTGGTGTAATCAAGCCAATCCAATGTCTTGCCTGACCTCAACTTGCCTCACATGCTTGGTTCAATGACTTAATTTCCTGCTCACGCTcgacttgaattaaaattcaagacacTTGAGCTTGGCTTGACTCAACTTGAAAAAAATCAAGTCACAAAATAATCTCGACTATTTTCCTTTCACCTGAATTATATAATTGCAGGGGAAAATATTGTGTAGATCTTTTTGTCTGACtgtaattaaatttttctcaaaaaaataatagaagcTCAATTAGGCTAGTGAGCCTATCAAGATAAGCATTGGTGATCTCGAACTCAACTCACCAAGTCACTCATATAGCTTGAGCTCAAGCTCGTCTAAAAATCAAGCAAGTTGGTCTCGAGTAACGATTGAGGTGAGCTGGATCTTCTCACAATGGCCGAGAAATAAAGACAAATGACAAATGGGACAGGACAGGCTCTTCTGCCTGACAAAGATGTAGGAATATTCTATAGCAGCTCAATCTAGCAAGTCAGCAATCTCAACTAGTCGAACAAGTCAacacgttattttacttatctATTCCCAAAATAGTTCACTTTCCTAATTCACGATTTTTAAATTAAGCAActttaagatttaaaaaaacatCACTTTGACAACAACGCTCTGCTCCAAATTCCAAGCCACACTTAAAATACACATACGATGAGATAAAGAAGACCCTTAACAATTCAAGAAACAATATATCCAAATTCAATAAGTTGGCACAAAATTTGACTTCTTCTCTATTCGCAGTAAGAATTGACTCGATCTCCCAGATAATAATATCAAAAGAATGAAACTTTAAGAAAAGTCTATGCCACCCAGACGTAACCAATTGGTTGAAAGTAAATGCCCGTAGTAACAGTATGCAGGCACTCACCAGCAGTTCAGATAATATGGTTTGTTTATCTCTTAAGCAGACATATACCAT includes these proteins:
- the LOC115747503 gene encoding amino acid transporter AVT3B: MGFDKEASSSSQALRLPLPREDTPLLGKPRPLSSQPKTFANVFIAIVGAGVLGLPYAFKRTGWLMSLLMLFSVAALTYHCMMLLVITRRKLESAHGFSKIASFGDLGFTVCGSIGRIVVDIMMVLSQAGFCVSYLIFIGNTVANLFNSGSDRTVGAYLSSKIWGISAKSFCIWGSLPFQLGLNSIKTLTHLAPLSIFADVVDLGAMGVVMIDDVSIIWKNGVEVQAFGGLSVFFYGLGVAVYAFEGVGMVLHLESETKDKSKFGKILAIAMAFIALMYGGFGLLGYLAFGGNTRDIITANMGKGLISTLVQLGLCINLFFTFPLMMHPVYEIVERRLSGGRYCIWLRWLLVLLVSLIALLVPNFGDFLSLVGSSVCCGLGFVLPALFHLLVCKEEMSWKGWSVDMGIIVLGLVLGVSGTWYALVEIFSTKV